A genomic stretch from Mycosarcoma maydis chromosome 3, whole genome shotgun sequence includes:
- a CDS encoding putative GTP-binding protein: MGVVEKIKELEDEVARTQKNKATEYHLGQLRAKIAKLRHELLEPQKKSGKPGEGFDVMKSGDARVALIGFPSVGKSSFLSKVTDTKSEAAAYEFTTLTCQPGVLEYEGAKIQILDLPGIIEGASEGKGRGRQVVAVAKTADMIIIMLDATKPDTHRALLEKELEAVGIRLNKSKPDVVLRKKNTGGIVITKAMGLTLTKIDEKMIRSILQGYKMHNVDVMLREDITVDEFIDVVLGNRNYVPCLYVYNKIDSISMEQMDKLARQPNSVVISVEKDLNLDYLKDTMWDKLGINRIYTKKRGERPDLSDPLVVRKGATIEHVCHQVHRALADKFKYALVYGKSSKFPTSQKVGLNHVVAADDVVSIFTK; this comes from the exons ATGGGCGTCGtcgaaaagatcaaggagctcgaagatGAGGTAGCTAGGACACAGAAGAACAAAGCCACAGA ATATCACCTGGGCCAGCTCAGAGCAAAGATCGCAAAGCTTCGCCatgagctgctcgagccgCAAAAGAAATCGGGCAAGCCAGGCGAGGGCTTCGATGTCATGAAGTCTGGCGATGCGCGCGTCGCCCTCATCGGATTCCCATCGGTCGGAAAATCGAGCTTCCTCTCCAAAGTTACAGACACCAAGTCTGAAGCAGCCGCTTACGAGTTTACCACGCTCACATGCCAGCCCGGCGTGCTCGAGTACGAAGGCGCCAAAATTCAGATCCTCGATTTGCCAGGTATCATCGAGGGCGCTTCCGAGGGCAAgggtcgaggtcgacagGTCGTCGCCGTAGCTAAAACAGCCGACATGATCATCATTATGCTCGACGCTACGAAGCCCGACACACATCGTGCACTTCTCGAAAAGGAACTCGAGGCAGTCGGCATTCGTCTCAATAAGAGCAAGCCCGACGTTGTCCTGCGCAAGAAGAACACAGGTggcatcgtcatcaccaAAGCCATGGGGCTTACATtgaccaagatcgacgaaaAAATGATACGTTCCATCCTGCAAGGCTACAAGATGCATAACGTCGATGTCATGCTCAGGGAAGACATTACCGTCGACGAGTTTATCGACGTCGTTCTCGGCAACCGCAACTACGTTCCATGCCTCTACGTCTACAACaagatcgactcgatcagCATGGAACAGATGGACAAACTGGCACGACAGCCCAACTCAGTCGTCATCTCGGTCGAAAAAGATCTCAATCTCGACTACCTCAAGGACACCATGTGggacaagctcggcatcaaCCGTATCTACACCAAGAAGCGTGGTGAACGTCCCGACCTCTCGGATCCATTGGTGGTGCGCAAGGGAGCGACCATCGAGCACGTGTGTCACCAAGTACACAGAGCGCTCGCCGACAAGTTTAAGTATGCTCTCGTATACGGTAAGAGCAGCAAGTTTCCTACTTCGCAAAAAGTGGGTCTCAATCATGTCGTCGCAGCTGACGATGTGGTCAGCATTTTTACCAAATGA
- a CDS encoding uncharacterized protein (related to mRNA export factor mex67) yields the protein MPRGGARGGHAIAGAALRSAGLVGDGDVGMRDAAGPSRSRAGGPGGRKAQRNGGAYSPNSNGAGSSLQGRIARQRANPLGNRPPSKGKKGAINVNDGLRAGNAADTASVLKSISSQRSRAQGGGRIPGGGGIIFAGTDMPKTQNVVSLIKRFLQSRWNPQAKFLNLENMSADPILQAEGIKPPGVAGAPKELGNVIWKLCSEIYPDVVTISLANNGFRSLGPVSSLPAYFPNLQNLSLEGNELKWTKDLDTFASRKSKLTNLKELLLTGNPVHTSAIAAGNEEGYRREVLSKFRQLTLLDQKPVTPTESGFVNLQSSTKSKKVDADAAQVPLRNFPVPNKPGFVDAEAGAIMPNFLSKFFTLYDSDRNQLSEAYAPLAQFSYCLNVVPPPRARAAGFLHTMPHQKELNFDRYQDKGNRNLMRVHTPKGRHLSLHHGVGSILAILRKLPKTSHPLNDASKFVVDAWVLANNVIGARLKGEGRPEALLYINVHGEYAEAPSQGIRSFDRTFAVAPVPPDSTAAAAGWPCVILSDQLVVRHYSSPCAWSPDSLPTGEVTAEQTQAMQAAQQGAQAAAMSQPVAAPVPAAVVAGGAALPPHLQNQAPAAGINEQQHAMSLQLAAQTGLIYPFAVQCLQENGWDYNLALANFQTLKASNAIPPQAFAQP from the exons ATGCCAAGAGGTGGAGCAAGAGGTGGCCACGCAATCGCCggcgctgcgctgcgcagCGCTGGACTGGTCGGAGATGGAGACGTGGGTATGCGGGATGCTGCTGGTCCAAGCAGGAGCAGAGCAGGAGGACCCGGTGGCAGGAAAGCGCAGCGAAATGGTGGAGCCTATTCACCCAATTCA AATGGGGCTGGTAGCTCCCTTCAGGGCCGCATAGCGCGTCAGCGTGCCAATCCGCTCGGCAATCGCCCTCCATCAAAGGGCAAGAAAGGTGCCATCAACGTCAACGATGGTCTTCGTGCTGGCAACGCCGCCGACACCGCTTCTGTCCTTAAAAGCATCTCTTCACAacgatctcgagctcaaggaggTGGCCGCATACCTGGCGGAGGTGGCATCATCTTTGCCGGGACTGACATGCCTAAAACACAAAACGTAGTCTCACTCATCAAACGCTTCCTCCAATCACGGTGGAATCCTCAAGCAAAGTTCTTGAATCTCGAA AACATGTCTGCTGATCCCATCCTTCAAGCCGAAGGCATCAAACCTCCAGGTGTTGCTGGAGCACCCAAGGAGCTAGGTAATGTCATCTGGAAGCTCTGCTCAGAAATCTATCCCGACGTAGTCACAATCTCGCTGGCAAACAACGGGTTCCGCAGTTTGGGTCCTGTTAGTTCATTGCCAGCTTATTTCCCGAATCTTCAAAATCTCTCGCTCGAAGGCAACGAGCTCAAATGGACAAAAGATCTCGACACGTTTGCTTCGAGAAAAAGCAAGCTCACCAACCTTAAGGAGCTTCTCCTCACAGGCAACCCAGTGCATACCAGTGCGATTGCCGCCGGAAACGAGGAGGGATACCGACGCGAAGTGCTGTCCAAGTTCCGCCAACTCACACTTCTGGATCAGAAGCCAGTCACACCCACTGAGTCGGGCTTTGTCAATTTGCAGTCGTCAACCAAATCCAAGAAggtcgacgccgatgcagcACAAGTGCCTCTGCGCAACTTTCCTGTTCCCAACAAGCCTGGtttcgtcgatgccgaagcCGGTGCAATCATGCCAAACTTTCTCTCCAAGTTTTTCACGCTATACGACTCGGACCGAAACCAGCTCAGCGAGGCGTACGCGCCTTTGGCCCAATTCTCGTATTGCCTCAACGTTGTTCCGCCTCCCAGGGCTCGTGCCGCCGGATTTCTACACACCATGCCCCACCAGAAGGAGCTCAACTTTGATCGCTACCAGGACAAGGGCAACCGCAATCTGATGCGCGTACACACTCCAAAGGGCCGTCACTTGTCGCTCCACCACGGCGTCGGCTCGATCCTTGCCATTCTCAGAAAGCTGCCCAAGACGTCACATCCTCTCAACGATGCTTCAAAGTTTGTCGTAGATGCGTGGGTACTTGCGAACAACGTGATCGGCGCAAGGCTCAAGGGCGAGGGGCGTCCCGAGGCTCTGCTCTACATCAATGTGCACGGCGAGTACGCCGAAGCGCCAAGCCAAGGTATTCGTTCCTTTGACCGAACTTTTGCCGTAGCGCCCGTGCCGCCCGACAGTacggctgctgcagctggctgGCCTTGCGTCATCCTATCAGATCAACTTGTGGTTCGTCACTACTCGAGCCCTTGCGCTTGGTCTCCCGACAGCCTGCCTACGGGTGAGGTGACGGCCGAACAGACGCAAGCTAtgcaagcagcgcagcaggGCGCACAAGCCGCTGCTATGTCTCAGCCTGTCGCTGCTCCGGTTCCAGCTGCCGTGGTTGCCGGAGGGGCTGCCCTTCCGCCCCACTTGCAGAACCAAGCTCCTGCAGCAGGCATTaacgagcagcagcacgccaTGTCTCTTCAATTGGCCGCCCAGACCGGCCTCATCTATCCATTTGCCGTACAATGCCTACAGGAGAATGGCTGGGACTACAATCTCGCATTGGCCAACTTTCAAACTTTGAAGGCGAGCAATGCGATCCCGCCACAGGCGTTTGCTCAACCATGA